One stretch of Sulfuricystis multivorans DNA includes these proteins:
- a CDS encoding bifunctional 3-phosphoshikimate 1-carboxyvinyltransferase/cytidylate kinase translates to MAFIDLPPLSNAAGTVKLPGSKSISNRMLLLAALAEGATEIHDLLDSDDTRVMLTALASLGIGLEAKGQNCWRVRGAGGVFPVKQGELFMGNAGTAIRPLTAVLALSGGHYRLSGVARMHERPIGDLVDGLRQIGCDVRYAGNAGFPPLEIFPAQLRPAAPIKVRGDVSSQFLTALLMALPLTGETTVVELTTELISKPYIEITLNLMARFGVTVERDGWRRFTIPAKQRYRSPGRLHVEGDASAASYFLAAGAIGGGPVRVEGVGRHSIQGDVKFADALETLGARIVWGENWIEASAPASGGPLGRLRAFDLDLNHIPDAAMTLAVAALFADGRCTLRNIGSWRVKETDRIAAMATELRKLGATVEEGADWLAVLPAPSLIPNVAIATYDDHRIAMCFSLVALGGVPVRILEPGCVAKTFPDYFDVFARIAAPVIAIDGPSASGKGTVAQRVAKALGFHFLDSGALYRLTALAALKADVSLDDEVGVAAIAATLPVEFRDDRIFLSGEDVTEAIRRETIGNGASKIAAFPAVRAALLDRQRAFRRFPGLVADGRDMGSVVFPDAPVKVFLTASAQTRGERRYKQLIEKGMPDNMRPLLQDIVRDLEDRDARDAARPVAPLKQLPDADLVDTTSLNIDQAVAAVMDSVRRRLPFINPPVV, encoded by the coding sequence ATGGCATTCATCGACCTCCCGCCGCTCTCGAACGCCGCCGGCACGGTGAAGCTGCCGGGCTCGAAGAGCATCTCCAACCGCATGCTGCTCTTGGCCGCGCTCGCCGAAGGGGCGACGGAAATCCATGACCTGCTCGATTCCGACGACACGCGCGTGATGCTTACCGCCTTGGCTTCCCTCGGCATCGGGCTCGAGGCGAAAGGGCAGAACTGCTGGCGGGTGCGTGGCGCTGGCGGCGTGTTTCCGGTCAAACAGGGCGAGCTGTTCATGGGCAACGCCGGCACGGCGATCCGGCCACTCACCGCGGTGCTGGCGCTTTCCGGCGGTCATTACAGGCTCTCGGGTGTGGCGCGCATGCACGAGCGGCCGATCGGCGATCTGGTCGATGGTTTGCGGCAGATCGGCTGCGATGTGCGCTATGCCGGCAACGCAGGCTTTCCGCCACTGGAAATCTTCCCGGCGCAGCTCAGGCCCGCTGCGCCGATCAAGGTGCGCGGCGATGTTTCATCGCAGTTCCTCACGGCCTTGTTGATGGCGCTGCCACTCACGGGCGAGACGACGGTGGTCGAGCTGACGACCGAGCTCATCTCGAAGCCCTACATCGAGATCACGCTCAACCTGATGGCGCGCTTTGGCGTGACGGTCGAGCGCGATGGCTGGCGGCGCTTCACGATACCGGCCAAGCAGCGCTATCGCAGTCCGGGGCGCTTGCATGTCGAGGGCGATGCCTCGGCCGCTTCCTACTTTCTTGCCGCAGGCGCGATCGGCGGTGGTCCGGTGCGCGTCGAAGGCGTCGGGCGCCACAGCATCCAGGGCGATGTGAAATTTGCCGACGCGCTCGAAACACTGGGGGCGCGGATCGTCTGGGGCGAAAACTGGATCGAGGCCAGCGCGCCCGCCTCGGGCGGGCCACTGGGCAGACTGAGAGCCTTCGACCTCGACCTCAACCACATCCCCGATGCGGCGATGACGCTCGCGGTGGCGGCGCTGTTTGCCGACGGCCGCTGTACCTTGCGCAACATCGGCTCCTGGCGCGTCAAGGAGACCGATCGCATCGCGGCGATGGCGACCGAGCTCAGAAAGCTCGGCGCGACGGTGGAGGAGGGTGCAGATTGGCTTGCCGTTTTGCCTGCGCCGAGTTTGATACCCAATGTCGCGATCGCCACCTACGATGACCATCGCATCGCGATGTGCTTCTCGCTGGTTGCCTTGGGCGGCGTGCCGGTGCGCATCCTGGAGCCAGGCTGTGTCGCAAAGACCTTCCCGGATTATTTCGACGTCTTTGCCCGCATCGCCGCGCCGGTGATCGCGATCGACGGTCCATCGGCCTCGGGCAAGGGCACCGTGGCGCAGCGGGTGGCGAAAGCGTTGGGCTTTCATTTCCTCGACAGCGGCGCGCTCTATCGCTTGACCGCGCTTGCGGCGCTGAAGGCAGATGTTTCGCTCGACGACGAAGTCGGGGTCGCAGCGATCGCCGCCACGCTGCCGGTGGAATTTCGCGACGACAGAATCTTCCTTTCCGGTGAGGACGTGACCGAGGCGATTCGTCGTGAGACCATCGGCAATGGTGCATCGAAGATCGCCGCCTTTCCTGCCGTGCGCGCCGCGCTGCTCGACCGCCAGCGCGCTTTCCGCCGCTTTCCCGGCTTGGTCGCGGACGGCCGCGACATGGGTTCGGTGGTGTTCCCCGACGCGCCCGTCAAGGTGTTTTTGACCGCCTCCGCGCAGACGCGGGGCGAAAGACGATATAAGCAGTTGATCGAGAAGGGAATGCCTGATAACATGCGTCCCCTTTTGCAGGATATCGTGAGGGATCTCGAAGATCGGGATGCCCGCGATGCCGCAAGACCCGTCGCACCCTTGAAGCAATTGCCCGATGCCGATCTCGTGGATACCACGTCATTGAACATCGACCAAGCCGTGGCAGCGGTGATGGACAGCGTCCGTCGCCGTCTGCCGTTCATCAACCCACCCGTCGTCTGA
- the serC gene encoding 3-phosphoserine/phosphohydroxythreonine transaminase, with protein MARVFNFSAGPAALPEEVLQQAAAEMLDWHGAGMSVMEMSHRGKEFMSIAAQAEADLRELLAIPANYKVLFLQGGASLQFEMVPMNLLAGRSVADYVHTGEWAKKAIKAARNFCTVNVVASSEDEGFTYAPAQADWKLSRDAAYVHYTANETIGGVEFHWTPDTGDVPLVCDMSSNILSRPIDVSKYGLIYAGAQKNIGPAGLTIVIVREDLVGKAQPAPSAMLDYKTHVDAESMYNTPPTYAIYIAGLVFQWLKKNGGVAAMEQKNIEKAKLLYDYLDSTEFYRNPVRRQDRSRMNIPFTLRDAALDDEFLKGAKARGLVQLKGHRSVGGMRASIYNAMPKAGVEALVEYMREFEKNHG; from the coding sequence ATGGCACGCGTATTCAACTTCAGCGCCGGCCCGGCCGCGCTGCCCGAAGAAGTCCTCCAGCAGGCCGCCGCGGAGATGCTCGACTGGCATGGCGCCGGCATGTCGGTGATGGAGATGAGCCACCGCGGCAAGGAGTTCATGAGCATTGCCGCCCAGGCCGAGGCCGACCTCCGGGAGCTGCTGGCCATTCCGGCGAATTACAAGGTGTTGTTTTTGCAAGGCGGCGCCTCCCTGCAGTTCGAGATGGTGCCGATGAACCTGCTTGCCGGCCGGTCGGTGGCCGACTACGTGCATACCGGCGAATGGGCGAAGAAGGCGATCAAGGCGGCCAGGAACTTTTGCACCGTCAATGTCGTCGCCAGCAGCGAAGACGAGGGCTTCACTTATGCGCCGGCGCAGGCCGACTGGAAGCTTTCCAGGGATGCCGCCTATGTGCATTACACGGCCAACGAGACCATCGGCGGCGTCGAGTTTCACTGGACACCCGATACCGGCGACGTGCCGCTCGTCTGCGACATGTCCTCGAACATCCTGTCGAGGCCGATCGACGTCAGCAAATACGGCCTGATCTACGCCGGCGCGCAGAAGAACATCGGCCCGGCGGGGCTGACCATCGTCATCGTCCGCGAGGATCTGGTCGGCAAGGCGCAGCCGGCGCCTTCGGCGATGCTCGACTACAAGACCCATGTCGATGCCGAGTCGATGTACAACACACCGCCCACCTATGCGATCTACATCGCTGGCCTGGTGTTCCAGTGGCTGAAGAAAAACGGCGGGGTGGCGGCGATGGAACAGAAAAACATCGAAAAGGCGAAGCTCCTCTACGACTACCTCGATTCCACCGAGTTCTACCGCAACCCGGTGCGCAGACAAGATCGTTCGCGGATGAATATTCCTTTCACGTTGAGGGACGCCGCGCTCGACGACGAGTTCCTCAAGGGCGCCAAGGCACGCGGCCTGGTGCAGCTCAAAGGTCACCGCTCGGTCGGCGGCATGCGCGCCTCGATCTACAACGCGATGCCCAAGGCCGGCGTCGAAGCTCTCGTCGAATACATGCGCGAGTTCGAGAAGAATCATGGCTGA
- the hisC gene encoding histidinol-phosphate transaminase, which produces MSIFDQSLPYVRKISPYVPGKPITELAREMGLAVDKIVKLASNENPLGMSPKARAAVEKALAGVERYPDQFELIAKLAQDLGVAQQQIVLGNGSNDVLDLAARVFLAPGRSAVFSEHAFAVYPLATMATGAECIVTPAKHYGHDLTAMQAAIRPDTRVVWIANPNNPTGNFLPYPQVREFIAQVPADVAVVLDEAYNEYLPPAERVDTVAWIKDFPNLIVTRTFSKIYGLAGLRVGFAVASAEIADLMNRVRQPFNVNNLAIAAAAAALDDHLFVAESYQLNRRGMEQIVAGLKRLGLEHIPSHGNFVTFAVPDGAAVNQKLLKQGVIVRPIGGYGLPNHLRVTIGLESENLRFLEALEKSL; this is translated from the coding sequence ATGAGCATCTTCGATCAGTCACTGCCCTACGTCCGCAAGATTTCCCCTTACGTGCCCGGCAAACCGATCACCGAACTCGCCCGCGAGATGGGCCTGGCCGTCGACAAGATCGTCAAGCTGGCCTCGAACGAAAATCCTTTGGGCATGAGTCCGAAGGCGCGCGCCGCGGTCGAGAAGGCCCTGGCAGGAGTCGAGCGTTATCCCGATCAGTTCGAGCTCATCGCGAAGCTCGCTCAGGATTTGGGCGTCGCCCAGCAACAGATCGTGCTCGGCAATGGCTCGAACGACGTGCTCGATCTGGCCGCGCGGGTCTTCCTTGCGCCGGGACGCTCGGCCGTGTTCTCGGAGCATGCCTTCGCCGTCTATCCACTGGCGACGATGGCCACTGGCGCCGAATGCATCGTGACCCCGGCGAAACACTATGGCCACGATCTTACGGCGATGCAGGCGGCGATCCGACCTGACACGCGCGTGGTCTGGATCGCCAATCCGAACAACCCTACCGGCAATTTCCTGCCCTATCCGCAAGTGCGCGAATTCATCGCCCAGGTGCCGGCCGATGTCGCAGTGGTGCTGGATGAAGCCTACAACGAGTACCTGCCGCCGGCCGAGCGCGTCGATACCGTGGCTTGGATCAAGGATTTTCCGAACCTGATCGTTACCCGCACTTTCTCGAAGATCTATGGTCTGGCGGGCTTGCGTGTCGGCTTCGCGGTGGCTTCAGCCGAGATTGCCGACCTGATGAACCGGGTGCGTCAGCCCTTCAATGTCAACAATCTCGCCATTGCGGCCGCAGCCGCGGCGCTCGACGACCACTTGTTCGTCGCCGAGAGCTATCAGCTCAACCGTCGCGGTATGGAGCAGATCGTCGCCGGCCTCAAACGCCTGGGGCTGGAGCACATTCCCTCGCACGGTAATTTCGTCACCTTCGCCGTGCCCGATGGCGCGGCGGTCAACCAAAAACTCCTGAAACAGGGCGTGATCGTGCGGCCGATCGGCGGCTATGGTTTGCCGAATCATCTGCGTGTGACGATCGGCCTGGAAAGCGAAAACCTGCGCTTTCTCGAAGCGCTGGAGAAGAGTCTCTGA
- a CDS encoding phosphoglycerate dehydrogenase, whose amino-acid sequence MAEPFKVLVLNNVSQNGLKRLGERFVCAKEIAAPDAILLRSADLHSVEIAKSVLAIGRAGSGTNNIPVAALSQRGVPVFNAPGANANAVKELVLAGMLMAARNLPAALRFVAALDPNDPEMEKKVESGKKAYAGFELSGHTLGVIGLGKIGCLVADAAIKLGMQVIGFDPEITVDAAWSLPAQVKKANSLAEVLKGSHFVTLHVPLIDATKKMIDAERIALMKHGAVLLNFARDGVVDEAAVLSALEAKHLACYVCDFPSPRVNTHPQVIALPHLGASTREAEENCAIMVADQVRDYLIDGNIVNAVNFPNVVMPRESAFRIAIANANVPNMVGQITAVLAGAGLNIHNMMNKSKRDIAYTLVDVDSPVPQTVIDAIAKIDGVLAVRYLPQEH is encoded by the coding sequence ATGGCTGAGCCGTTCAAGGTCCTCGTCCTCAACAATGTCTCGCAAAATGGCCTCAAGCGCCTGGGCGAGCGTTTCGTCTGCGCCAAGGAAATCGCTGCGCCGGATGCGATCCTGCTGCGTTCGGCCGATCTGCATAGTGTCGAGATTGCCAAATCCGTGCTGGCGATCGGCCGCGCCGGTTCGGGCACCAACAACATCCCGGTCGCCGCGCTGAGCCAGCGCGGCGTGCCGGTGTTCAACGCGCCAGGAGCCAATGCCAACGCGGTCAAGGAACTGGTGCTCGCCGGCATGCTGATGGCGGCGCGAAACCTGCCGGCGGCGCTGCGCTTCGTCGCCGCGCTCGATCCTAACGATCCCGAGATGGAGAAGAAGGTCGAATCCGGCAAGAAGGCCTATGCGGGCTTCGAGCTTTCCGGCCATACCCTCGGCGTGATCGGTCTGGGCAAGATCGGCTGTCTGGTCGCCGATGCGGCGATCAAGCTCGGCATGCAGGTGATCGGTTTCGACCCCGAGATCACCGTCGATGCGGCCTGGAGCCTGCCTGCGCAGGTGAAAAAGGCCAATTCGCTTGCCGAAGTATTGAAGGGCAGCCATTTCGTCACACTGCATGTGCCGCTCATCGATGCGACGAAGAAGATGATCGATGCCGAGCGCATCGCGCTGATGAAGCATGGCGCCGTGCTGCTCAATTTCGCTCGCGACGGTGTCGTCGATGAGGCGGCGGTGCTTTCGGCACTGGAAGCGAAGCACCTGGCCTGCTACGTGTGCGACTTCCCGAGCCCGCGCGTCAATACTCATCCGCAGGTCATCGCTTTGCCCCACCTGGGCGCCTCGACGCGCGAGGCCGAGGAAAACTGCGCGATCATGGTCGCCGACCAGGTGCGCGACTATCTGATCGATGGCAACATCGTCAATGCGGTGAACTTTCCCAACGTGGTGATGCCGCGCGAATCGGCCTTTCGCATCGCGATCGCCAACGCCAACGTGCCGAACATGGTGGGGCAAATCACCGCAGTGCTTGCCGGGGCCGGATTGAACATCCACAACATGATGAACAAGTCGAAGCGGGATATCGCCTACACGCTCGTCGATGTCGACAGCCCGGTGCCGCAGACGGTGATCGATGCGATCGCCAAGATCGACGGCGTGCTGGCGGTGCGTTATCTGCCGCAGGAACATTGA
- the gyrA gene encoding DNA gyrase subunit A, translating into MATAFAKETLPVSLEEEMRHSYLDYAMSVIVGRALPDARDGLKPVHRRVMYAMHELGNDWNKPYKKSARIVGDVIGKYHPHGDTAVYDTIVRMAQDFSLRYMLIDGQGNFGSVDGDNAAAMRYTEVRMARIGHELLADIEKETVDFGPNYDGSEKEPLVLPAKIPNLLINGSAGIAVGMATNIPPHNLGEVIDACLALLENPEITIEELIKIVPAPDFPTAGLIYGLSGVREGYLTGRGRVIMRARTHFEELKSGRQAIIVDEIPYQVNKRTLLEKIAELVKEKKIEGIAHIQDESDKSGMRVVIELARGEVPEVVLNNLFKQTQLQDTFGMNMVALVDGRPQTLNLKQLIECFLSHRREVVTRRTVFELRKARERGHVLEGLAVALSNVDEIIALIKAAPTPAEAKRELMSRTWRSTLVEEMLARAAAEASRPEGLAPEFGWSRRGYALSDVQAQAILDLRLQRLTGLEQDKIVAEYRQVMTQIEDLLDILARPERITKIIADELVAIKAQFGDGRRSEIVLQTADINLEDLIAREDMVVTLSHGGYVKRQSLDDYRTQKRGGRGKQAAAVKEDDFVERLFIANTHDYLLCFSNRGRVYWLKVYEVPEGSRTSRGKPIVNFFPLEEGEKITAVLPTPTFDAAHFVFMATTQGTVKKTPLTEFANPRKAGIIAVNLDAGDYLIGVAITDGSCDVMLFSDAGKAVRFAEDDVRPMGRQARGVRGMMLEEGQKVICMLVAKDESLNVLTATENGYGKRTPIAEYTKHGRGSKGMIAIQTSERNGALIGAVLVEENDEVMLISTGGVLIRSRVDQVRETGRSAQGVRLINLDDGTKLAGIEKVIETEDEE; encoded by the coding sequence ATGGCTACCGCTTTCGCCAAGGAAACCCTTCCCGTCAGTCTCGAAGAGGAGATGCGCCACTCCTATCTCGATTACGCGATGAGCGTGATCGTTGGTCGGGCGCTCCCCGATGCGCGCGATGGTCTGAAGCCGGTGCACCGGCGCGTGATGTATGCGATGCACGAGCTGGGTAACGACTGGAACAAGCCCTATAAAAAGTCGGCACGCATCGTCGGTGACGTGATCGGTAAATATCACCCGCACGGCGATACCGCGGTCTATGACACGATCGTGCGCATGGCGCAGGATTTTTCCTTGCGCTATATGCTCATCGATGGCCAGGGCAACTTCGGTTCGGTCGACGGCGACAATGCCGCGGCGATGCGTTACACCGAGGTGCGCATGGCCCGCATCGGCCATGAGCTCTTGGCCGACATCGAGAAAGAAACCGTCGATTTCGGCCCGAACTACGATGGTTCGGAAAAGGAGCCGCTCGTCCTGCCGGCGAAGATCCCGAATCTTTTGATCAATGGCAGCGCCGGTATTGCCGTGGGCATGGCGACCAACATCCCGCCGCACAACCTGGGCGAGGTGATCGATGCGTGTCTCGCCTTGCTGGAAAATCCGGAAATCACGATCGAGGAGCTGATCAAGATCGTGCCGGCACCGGATTTCCCCACGGCCGGGCTGATCTATGGCCTCTCGGGTGTGCGCGAGGGCTATCTGACCGGCCGTGGTCGGGTGATCATGCGCGCGCGCACCCATTTCGAGGAGCTGAAATCCGGCCGCCAGGCGATCATCGTCGATGAGATCCCTTACCAGGTCAATAAAAGAACACTGCTGGAGAAGATTGCCGAGCTGGTCAAGGAGAAGAAGATCGAGGGTATCGCGCACATTCAGGACGAATCCGACAAATCCGGGATGCGCGTGGTGATCGAGCTCGCCCGCGGCGAGGTGCCCGAGGTGGTCTTGAACAACCTGTTCAAGCAGACGCAACTGCAGGACACCTTCGGCATGAACATGGTGGCGCTGGTCGACGGCCGCCCGCAGACGTTGAATCTGAAACAGCTCATCGAATGCTTCCTGTCCCACCGCCGCGAGGTGGTGACGCGTCGCACCGTGTTCGAATTGCGCAAAGCGCGCGAGCGCGGTCACGTGCTGGAAGGCTTGGCGGTGGCGCTGTCGAACGTCGATGAGATCATCGCGTTGATCAAGGCGGCGCCCACGCCCGCGGAGGCCAAGCGCGAGTTGATGTCGCGCACCTGGCGCTCCACGCTGGTCGAGGAGATGCTCGCGCGTGCCGCGGCCGAGGCTTCGCGTCCCGAGGGACTGGCGCCGGAGTTCGGCTGGTCGCGCCGCGGCTACGCGCTATCCGACGTGCAGGCGCAGGCGATCCTCGATCTGCGCCTGCAGCGTTTGACGGGGCTGGAACAGGACAAGATCGTCGCCGAATATCGGCAAGTGATGACGCAGATCGAGGATCTCTTGGACATCCTCGCCCGGCCTGAGCGCATCACGAAGATCATTGCCGACGAGCTCGTTGCCATCAAGGCGCAGTTCGGCGACGGGCGCCGCTCCGAGATCGTCTTGCAGACCGCGGACATCAATCTCGAAGACCTGATCGCGCGTGAGGACATGGTCGTGACGCTTTCCCACGGTGGCTACGTCAAGCGCCAGAGTCTCGACGACTATCGCACACAGAAACGTGGCGGCCGGGGCAAGCAGGCGGCGGCGGTCAAGGAGGACGATTTCGTCGAACGGCTGTTCATCGCCAACACCCACGATTACCTGCTGTGTTTTTCCAATCGCGGCCGTGTCTATTGGCTCAAGGTCTATGAGGTGCCGGAGGGCTCGCGCACTTCGCGTGGCAAGCCGATCGTCAACTTTTTCCCGCTGGAGGAAGGCGAAAAAATTACTGCCGTGTTGCCAACGCCGACTTTCGACGCGGCGCACTTCGTCTTCATGGCCACCACCCAAGGCACGGTGAAGAAGACGCCGCTGACCGAATTCGCCAATCCGCGCAAAGCGGGCATCATCGCCGTCAATCTCGACGCGGGCGATTATCTGATCGGCGTCGCGATCACCGACGGCAGCTGCGATGTGATGCTGTTTTCGGATGCCGGCAAGGCAGTGCGCTTTGCCGAAGACGACGTGCGGCCGATGGGACGCCAGGCGCGCGGCGTGCGCGGCATGATGCTGGAGGAAGGACAAAAGGTCATTTGCATGCTGGTGGCCAAAGACGAGTCACTCAACGTGCTGACGGCAACCGAAAACGGTTACGGCAAGAGAACACCGATCGCTGAATACACCAAGCATGGCCGTGGCAGCAAGGGCATGATCGCGATCCAAACCAGCGAGCGCAACGGCGCGCTCATCGGTGCCGTGCTGGTCGAGGAGAACGACGAAGTGATGCTGATCTCCACCGGCGGCGTGCTGATTCGCAGCCGTGTCGATCAAGTGCGCGAAACCGGGCGCTCCGCTCAGGGCGTACGGCTCATCAATCTGGATGACGGCACCAAGCTCGCCGGCATCGAAAAGGTCATCGAAACCGAAGACGAGGAGTAA
- the pheA gene encoding prephenate dehydratase, which produces MVDPAEELARLRERIDAIDDEVLRLISDRGKLAQKVGEIKHGNLYRPEREAQVLRRIAAMNPGPLPEAAVRTIFREIMSACLALEQPLKIAYFGPAGTFTESAAKKHFGSAPTFTPFLTIDDVFRAVEAGQADYGVVPIENSTEGSVGRTLDQMLVSPLMICGEVNLRIHQNLMSKAASLDAVKKLYSHAQSLAQCHEWLNRNLPHLPRVPVASNAEAARLAAGDVEACAIAGEAAARLYDLNILAANIEDDPNNTTRFVVLATHDAGPSGNDKTSFVCSAQNKPGAVHDLLTPLKNHAVSMSRFESRPARGFGNSRWEYVFFIDVEGHRSDANVAAALEELKGCVGFLKELGSYPKAAN; this is translated from the coding sequence ATGGTCGATCCAGCCGAAGAGCTCGCCCGCTTACGGGAGCGCATCGATGCGATCGATGATGAAGTGCTGCGCCTGATCTCCGACCGCGGGAAGTTGGCTCAGAAGGTTGGCGAAATCAAGCACGGCAACCTCTATCGCCCCGAGCGCGAGGCGCAGGTGTTGCGCCGCATCGCTGCAATGAATCCCGGCCCGCTGCCGGAGGCGGCCGTACGCACGATCTTCCGCGAGATCATGTCGGCTTGTCTCGCCCTCGAGCAGCCGCTCAAAATCGCCTATTTCGGCCCGGCCGGCACTTTCACGGAATCGGCGGCGAAGAAGCATTTCGGCTCGGCACCGACCTTCACACCGTTTCTCACCATCGACGACGTGTTCCGCGCCGTCGAGGCGGGGCAGGCCGATTACGGCGTCGTGCCGATCGAGAATTCGACCGAAGGCTCGGTCGGCCGCACGCTGGATCAGATGCTCGTTTCGCCGTTGATGATCTGCGGCGAGGTGAATCTACGCATCCATCAGAATCTGATGAGCAAGGCCGCCTCGCTCGATGCGGTGAAAAAGCTCTATTCCCACGCCCAGTCGCTCGCCCAGTGCCACGAGTGGTTGAACCGCAACCTGCCCCATCTGCCGCGCGTGCCGGTAGCGAGCAATGCCGAGGCCGCCCGTCTGGCGGCCGGAGACGTCGAAGCCTGTGCGATCGCCGGCGAAGCGGCGGCGCGTCTTTACGATCTGAACATCCTCGCCGCCAACATCGAAGACGATCCGAACAACACCACGCGCTTCGTCGTGCTCGCCACGCACGACGCCGGGCCTTCGGGCAATGACAAGACCTCCTTCGTCTGTTCGGCGCAGAACAAGCCCGGCGCGGTGCACGACCTGCTCACGCCACTGAAGAACCACGCCGTTTCGATGTCGCGCTTCGAGTCGCGGCCGGCGCGCGGCTTCGGCAATTCACGCTGGGAATATGTGTTTTTCATCGATGTCGAAGGCCATCGCAGCGATGCGAACGTCGCCGCCGCGCTCGAAGAGCTGAAGGGCTGCGTCGGCTTCCTCAAAGAACTCGGTTCCTACCCCAAAGCCGCCAACTGA
- a CDS encoding prephenate dehydrogenase, whose amino-acid sequence MGKLVICGVGLIGGSFALSIKSALAGRHDCPHIVGLGRSRASLERALELGVIDEIACDWKSALQGADLVFLGMPVGQILPVMQAIAPYLGPDTLVTDGGSTKCDVVAAARQALGDKIGQFIPGHPIAGAEKSGVAAAKADLYLGRRVVLTPLPENRPEDVAAIRKVWELAGAKVSELSPEEHDRVFAAVSHLPHLLAFALVHDLALRDNADQLFSFAASGFRDFTRIASSHPEMWRDICIANRKALMKEVDAFMVELMKTRVMLASADSAGLESMFATARARRDAWLEAQAPVGE is encoded by the coding sequence ATGGGCAAGCTCGTCATTTGCGGCGTCGGTCTGATCGGTGGCTCGTTTGCCTTGAGTATCAAGTCGGCGCTGGCGGGACGGCACGATTGCCCGCATATCGTCGGCCTGGGCCGCAGCCGCGCGTCGCTGGAGCGGGCGCTGGAGCTCGGCGTCATCGACGAGATCGCCTGCGACTGGAAAAGCGCCTTGCAGGGCGCCGACCTGGTGTTCCTCGGCATGCCGGTCGGCCAGATACTGCCGGTCATGCAGGCGATCGCGCCGTATCTTGGGCCTGATACTCTCGTCACCGACGGTGGCAGCACCAAATGCGACGTCGTTGCCGCAGCGCGGCAGGCGCTGGGTGACAAGATCGGTCAGTTCATTCCCGGCCATCCGATCGCTGGAGCCGAGAAGAGCGGAGTAGCCGCTGCGAAAGCCGATCTCTACCTGGGAAGACGCGTCGTGCTCACCCCGTTGCCCGAAAACCGACCCGAAGACGTGGCGGCGATTCGCAAGGTCTGGGAACTTGCCGGCGCGAAAGTCTCGGAACTCTCGCCCGAGGAGCACGACCGCGTGTTCGCGGCGGTCTCCCATCTGCCGCATCTGTTGGCCTTCGCGCTGGTGCATGATCTGGCGCTGCGCGACAATGCCGATCAACTGTTTTCCTTTGCCGCCAGCGGCTTTCGCGATTTCACGCGCATCGCCAGCAGCCATCCGGAAATGTGGCGCGACATCTGCATCGCCAATCGCAAAGCGCTGATGAAAGAGGTCGATGCCTTCATGGTCGAGCTCATGAAGACGCGTGTGATGCTCGCCAGCGCCGACAGTGCGGGGCTGGAAAGCATGTTCGCCACGGCTCGCGCGCGGCGGGATGCCTGGCTGGAAGCGCAAGCGCCGGTGGGCGAGTGA